The following are from one region of the Cystobacter ferrugineus genome:
- a CDS encoding glycosyl hydrolase family 18 protein, whose amino-acid sequence MHKPFELRSLAVGALLTTLLACSGQPDPAEALDEPMGSQKASALSTRVVGYFPTWQGDVNAIQYDKLTHINYSFVLPTAQGGLTGLSSGDARLRSLVQAAHARGVKVQIAVGGWMDGNDSPFEQMAANASTRTTFVNNVLAFVEQAGLDGVDIDWEWPDPGASAQNFGALMNQLGTALHARGKILTAAVLATGGDGIPTSSFADVDFLNIMAYDAGYPHSSYDVAVQSMNYWLGRGLPASKAVLGVPFYGKDSGNGAYTYAQLVAMDPQAPNKDVVNGIYYNGIPTIKSKTQLALQRGGGIMIWEISQDTSGTTSLLNAIYQVVGGGGTNPAPSVNLTAPANGTTFTPGSTITVSANASDSNGRVTKVEFYAGGQKLGESTSAPYSISWSNVAAGSYSLTAVATDDGGASTTSSAVSITVTSGNGGSCAGVAEWSASKVYVKGDQATSGGKLWRARWWTQNEVPTQSDWGVWELISNC is encoded by the coding sequence TTGCACAAACCATTCGAACTCAGAAGTCTGGCGGTCGGAGCCCTTCTCACCACCCTGCTGGCCTGCTCGGGTCAGCCCGATCCCGCGGAGGCCCTGGACGAGCCCATGGGTTCGCAGAAGGCGAGCGCGCTCTCCACCCGGGTCGTCGGCTACTTCCCCACATGGCAGGGGGACGTCAACGCCATCCAGTACGACAAGCTCACCCACATCAACTACTCCTTCGTGTTGCCCACGGCGCAGGGTGGGCTGACGGGGTTGAGCAGCGGGGATGCGCGGCTGCGCTCGCTGGTGCAGGCGGCGCACGCCCGGGGCGTCAAGGTGCAGATCGCGGTGGGCGGATGGATGGATGGCAATGACTCGCCCTTCGAGCAGATGGCCGCCAACGCCTCGACGCGCACCACCTTCGTCAACAACGTGCTGGCCTTCGTGGAGCAGGCCGGACTGGATGGCGTGGACATCGACTGGGAGTGGCCGGATCCCGGCGCCTCGGCCCAGAACTTCGGGGCGCTGATGAACCAGCTCGGCACGGCGCTGCACGCGCGGGGCAAGATCCTCACCGCCGCGGTGCTCGCCACGGGCGGCGACGGCATCCCCACCTCGTCCTTCGCCGACGTGGACTTCCTGAACATCATGGCCTACGACGCGGGCTACCCCCACTCGTCGTATGACGTCGCCGTCCAGTCGATGAATTACTGGCTCGGCCGCGGGCTGCCCGCGAGCAAGGCGGTGCTGGGCGTGCCCTTCTACGGCAAGGACTCGGGGAACGGGGCCTACACCTACGCGCAGCTCGTCGCCATGGACCCCCAGGCCCCCAACAAGGACGTGGTCAACGGCATCTATTACAACGGCATCCCCACCATCAAGAGCAAGACCCAGCTCGCGCTGCAGCGCGGCGGCGGCATCATGATCTGGGAGATCTCCCAGGACACCTCGGGCACGACGTCGCTGCTCAACGCCATCTACCAGGTCGTCGGGGGCGGCGGCACCAACCCGGCGCCGTCCGTGAACCTCACCGCCCCCGCCAACGGCACGACCTTCACGCCCGGCAGCACCATCACCGTGAGCGCCAACGCCTCGGACTCCAATGGCCGCGTCACCAAGGTGGAGTTCTACGCGGGTGGCCAGAAGCTGGGCGAGTCCACCTCCGCGCCCTACAGCATCTCCTGGTCCAACGTGGCGGCGGGCAGCTACTCGCTGACGGCCGTGGCCACCGACGACGGCGGCGCGAGCACCACCTCTTCGGCCGTCTCCATCACCGTCACCAGCGGCAACGGGGGCTCCTGCGCCGGCGTGGCCGAGTGGAGCGCGTCCAAGGTCTACGTGAAGGGAGACCAGGCCACCTCGGGCGGCAAGCTGTGGCGCGCCCGGTGGTGGACCCAGAACGAGGTCCCCACCCAGAGCGACTGGGGCGTCTGGGAGCTGATCAGCAACTGCTGA